The following are encoded in a window of Vicinamibacteria bacterium genomic DNA:
- a CDS encoding L-2-amino-thiazoline-4-carboxylic acid hydrolase gives MADKIATIPEKTRWEIAGKGLTGAYIAISNAMKQAVGQKKFEEFNGSLWYEAGKGAKEFAETFGLATETAGDVEEVMHLLAKASMGPEFEFEVVEATKDRCVGKTTQCPWHKRWKEQGIDFNTCGVGHQKWGEGAAASLNPNFTFKLTKNMLLGDSHCEWVVERKK, from the coding sequence ATGGCCGACAAGATCGCAACGATTCCTGAGAAAACAAGGTGGGAGATTGCAGGGAAGGGATTGACCGGCGCTTACATCGCGATTTCCAACGCCATGAAGCAGGCGGTGGGACAGAAAAAATTCGAGGAGTTCAATGGGTCGCTCTGGTACGAAGCAGGGAAGGGAGCGAAAGAATTTGCGGAAACCTTCGGTTTGGCCACAGAAACCGCTGGCGATGTCGAAGAGGTGATGCATCTGCTTGCTAAAGCGTCAATGGGACCGGAGTTCGAGTTCGAAGTCGTCGAAGCGACCAAAGACCGATGTGTGGGAAAGACGACTCAGTGTCCTTGGCACAAGAGGTGGAAGGAGCAGGGCATCGACTTCAACACCTGCGGAGTAGGGCATCAAAAATGGGGTGAAGGAGCTGCCGCAAGTTTGAACCCCAATTTTACGTTCAAACTCACCAAGAACATGCTCCTTGGCGACTCCCATTGCGAGTGGGTGGTAGAGCGGAAGAAGTAG